From one Thalassoroseus pseudoceratinae genomic stretch:
- a CDS encoding BamA/OMP85 family outer membrane protein, which translates to MNSLSLGKERRAMVRVGSRKPRRWRGLIRPAVIGLCLWACGVAPVWGQSNFPGGSAPNAPVPTSFEEPSRLSSPPIREFEAKPIRTSDLPDTGAELVDVRVEGNVTIPSSSIAKFITTRAGRPVDEAQIRRDVRAVYGSSWFLNVEPSLRQTEEGLVLVFRVVERPIVRRVEYKGNDQIKTKHLAVRTGIEPGSPFDVAANREAAQVLEEFYRKEKGFAFATVELEKGGSRQDREVVFQITEGPKVVVTKIGFTGNETFPATLLKTKTVSKTAFLGLIGGQYEKSTIPQDIAALKQYYHGLGYFDVKITEDVQFADGNWVPLPGERAHAHVNYVIEEGIRYRINRIDVYGAEVIPEQEHRADFKLQEGDFFNARFLAQDINTMQDKYGELGRVFAKVNATPRFLEEPGVVDLVYEIDEDMVYRIRRVDVVFRGEHPHTKKSVVLNRILTRPGELANARDIELSRKRLGGAGLFERGGASAPKVNMERVEPELERGANIRGQSPDGARGTFRALQNVPSPHAGEAPIVKPISQPQSQYRPKLDPAKAIEFPDVYTVLRANEPEPVASISDDELLIFRGQSFEPFIPPLNPLIEQNPQGDPLDPALRQPRQGELDLLYELTEAQTGRLMFGVGVNSSSGLVGSIVLSEQNFDLFRPPRSFQDILDGTAFRGGGQRFRLEAVPGTEVSRYLVSWTDPYIFDTNYSLTLSGFYYQRYFEDWSEQREGGRVNVGYQFTPQWSASAALRLENVELYDADLVLLPGNVLAPQVLADAVGDSFLSTGRVSVVHDTRDAAFLPGSGHRAELSYEQAFGDFDYPRIEGEARQYFTLRERPDGGGRHTLAVGGQFGWTGDDTPIFERFFAGGFQTFRGFDFRGVGPEEYGVRLGGTWMALGTVEYQFPLLANDMLQGVVFSDFGTVEEDVAFDEFRASVGAGLRVSVPALGPVPLAFDWAVPVVDQDTDDRQIFSFYIGVNR; encoded by the coding sequence ATGAACAGCCTTTCGTTAGGCAAGGAACGCCGCGCGATGGTTCGTGTTGGTTCGCGCAAGCCGCGCCGATGGCGAGGTCTGATTCGACCGGCCGTTATCGGTCTGTGCCTATGGGCATGTGGGGTTGCCCCGGTTTGGGGACAATCCAACTTCCCAGGCGGTTCGGCTCCGAATGCACCTGTGCCAACCAGCTTTGAAGAACCATCACGGTTGAGTTCGCCACCCATTCGCGAGTTTGAAGCGAAACCGATTCGCACGAGTGACCTACCGGACACCGGCGCGGAACTGGTTGACGTTCGCGTGGAAGGCAACGTGACGATTCCGTCATCTTCAATTGCCAAGTTCATCACCACGCGAGCCGGTCGTCCGGTGGACGAAGCTCAAATTCGCCGAGACGTTCGGGCCGTTTACGGTTCGTCTTGGTTTCTGAATGTCGAGCCGAGTTTGCGTCAGACCGAAGAAGGTTTGGTGCTGGTCTTTCGCGTGGTAGAACGACCAATCGTTCGCCGTGTGGAATACAAAGGCAACGATCAGATTAAAACGAAACACCTTGCGGTCCGGACGGGAATCGAGCCGGGAAGTCCGTTCGATGTCGCCGCCAACCGGGAAGCCGCTCAGGTGCTCGAAGAGTTCTACCGCAAGGAGAAAGGGTTCGCTTTCGCCACGGTCGAACTGGAAAAAGGTGGTTCTCGGCAGGATCGGGAAGTGGTCTTTCAGATCACGGAAGGTCCGAAAGTCGTTGTGACGAAAATCGGTTTCACCGGGAACGAAACATTTCCCGCGACGCTGCTCAAAACCAAGACCGTGAGCAAAACAGCCTTCTTGGGGTTGATCGGCGGGCAGTACGAGAAATCGACGATTCCGCAGGATATTGCTGCTCTAAAGCAGTATTACCACGGGCTGGGTTACTTCGATGTGAAGATCACCGAAGACGTGCAATTTGCCGACGGCAACTGGGTTCCGCTACCTGGAGAGCGGGCGCACGCTCATGTGAACTATGTCATCGAAGAGGGCATTCGGTACCGCATCAATCGAATTGATGTCTACGGTGCGGAAGTCATTCCTGAGCAAGAACATCGGGCAGACTTCAAACTTCAGGAAGGCGATTTCTTCAACGCTCGGTTCCTGGCTCAAGACATCAACACCATGCAGGATAAGTATGGTGAACTCGGCCGTGTATTCGCCAAGGTCAATGCGACGCCGCGATTCTTGGAAGAACCGGGTGTGGTCGATTTGGTTTACGAAATCGACGAGGACATGGTCTATCGAATTCGTCGGGTGGATGTCGTCTTCCGTGGCGAGCATCCGCATACGAAGAAGTCCGTGGTGCTCAATCGCATCCTGACGCGTCCCGGCGAATTGGCCAACGCGAGAGATATTGAACTGAGCCGTAAACGCCTCGGTGGAGCCGGCCTGTTCGAACGCGGTGGTGCAAGTGCCCCGAAAGTGAACATGGAACGTGTCGAACCGGAACTCGAACGCGGTGCCAACATTCGTGGGCAAAGCCCCGACGGTGCTCGTGGAACGTTCCGAGCATTGCAGAACGTTCCGTCACCGCATGCGGGTGAGGCTCCGATCGTCAAACCGATCTCGCAGCCCCAATCGCAGTATCGACCGAAACTCGATCCGGCGAAAGCCATTGAATTCCCGGATGTTTACACAGTGTTGCGAGCCAACGAACCCGAACCGGTGGCCTCGATCAGTGATGATGAATTGCTGATCTTCCGTGGACAAAGTTTCGAGCCGTTCATTCCGCCGTTGAATCCGCTGATCGAACAGAACCCGCAAGGGGACCCGCTCGATCCGGCACTTCGGCAACCACGACAGGGTGAATTGGATTTGCTCTACGAATTGACGGAAGCTCAAACCGGACGGTTGATGTTCGGGGTGGGGGTCAATAGTTCGTCCGGTTTGGTCGGGTCGATTGTGCTGAGCGAACAGAACTTCGACTTGTTCCGTCCGCCGCGAAGTTTCCAAGACATCCTCGACGGCACCGCGTTCCGAGGTGGTGGTCAACGATTCCGATTGGAAGCCGTTCCAGGGACCGAAGTCAGTCGATACTTGGTGAGTTGGACCGATCCGTACATTTTCGATACGAATTACAGTCTGACTCTCAGCGGGTTCTACTACCAACGGTACTTCGAGGACTGGAGTGAGCAACGCGAAGGTGGTCGAGTGAATGTCGGTTACCAGTTCACACCACAATGGTCTGCGTCGGCTGCACTCCGGTTGGAGAACGTCGAACTGTATGACGCCGACTTGGTGTTGTTGCCAGGGAATGTTTTGGCTCCGCAGGTGTTAGCGGATGCGGTCGGTGATAGCTTCCTGTCGACCGGGCGAGTTTCGGTCGTGCACGATACCCGTGATGCGGCCTTCCTGCCGGGATCGGGACACCGTGCGGAACTTAGTTACGAACAAGCCTTCGGTGATTTCGATTACCCTCGGATCGAAGGGGAAGCTCGACAGTACTTTACCCTTCGTGAACGACCCGATGGAGGCGGACGACACACGCTCGCCGTCGGTGGCCAATTCGGTTGGACTGGCGATGACACGCCGATCTTTGAACGGTTCTTTGCTGGTGGCTTCCAAACTTTCCGGGGTTTCGACTTCCGGGGCGTTGGTCCAGAGGAGTACGGCGTTCGACTTGGCGGCACGTGGATGGCACTCGGTACGGTGGAATATCAATTCCCGCTACTCGCCAACGACATGCTGCAAGGTGTGGTCTTCTCCGACTTCGGTACGGTTGAAGAAGACGTGGCCTTCGATGAATTCCGGGCGTCGGTCGGTGCCGGTTTGCGAGTCTCGGTGCCCGCTTTGGGTCCGGTCCCGTTGGCCTTCGACTGGGCTGTTCCCGTCGTCGATCAAGACACCGACGACCGCCAAATCTTCAGCTTCTACATCGGCGTCAACCGCTGA